The following is a genomic window from Anas acuta chromosome 3, bAnaAcu1.1, whole genome shotgun sequence.
tggcaggaGGACCAGGGGTGAACAGGGACTCACAAGCCCCCCTGGTCCTAATTCATCTAATAGTCCAGTACATCTCGCACACCAGAGTAAATCAGTAAACAATAATTTTATACGCCCCCCGGGATAATAAGCTGATAAAAAATACAACCAGTATGCATTTGTCAAGACCAAATGCTATCCTGCCAATCTAATTCCCTTCACTGATGGCTTAATTGGCCTTGAGGATGGGGAGACCAGGCTGAGCCTCACTATGACCAACTCCCAGGGCAGGATGAGGCCTTGGTGATGCGGCTTGGGGAAGGGTCTGCAAACCCCCGATCCCAACTTGCTTCCTAAATGCAAGGCTAGGTGGCAGCCAGCCTGGGGCTCTGGGAACGTGTGTCAGCTGTGCAAGGCTGCTCCAGAAGGGTAAAACCTCTAATTTTGAGGTGGACGTGGTGGGAGCATTGTGGGGGAGGacagagcaaaggcagcagtCCCTGGATAGGACTCCGTACgattttacattttcatccCACTAGGCCGGGGTGCGggccagcacaggcaggcagcagaaaaaacaacagacccacagctgaaacacaaagagtaaatttattttcattacagaatcacagaatagtctagtttggaagagacctccaagatcacccagtccaacctctgacctaacactaaccagtcctccactaaaccataccaccaagctctacatctaaacgtcttttcaagacctccagggatggtgacttaaccacttccctgggcagcccgttccaatgcctaacaacccttttggtaaagaagttttccCTAATATCCAACCCAAATGTCCCCTAGCCCAATttcagcccattccctctcATCCTATCattggtgtgtgtatatttgCTGCCATACTTCTGATGCAGCAACTGTtgataaaatcacagaatcccagagCGGTTTGAGCTGGCAGggccctcagagcccccccagtgccaccccctgcAAGGTCTTAACACCCTTTGGTACATGTGTGTGATGTCGGTCTCTGACAGAAGATCTGCAGCTGGTAAGGGGCCTCTCAGCCTCCAGCAGTGTCCTGGGGAGATGTCCCTGGTCGTGGGGTGGCCGCCACCACGCAGCCCACTGCTGTGCAGGGATAGCCCCCAAAAGCTCATGCAGCCATATTTATGGAACAAAGCGGTTGGCTTGTAGTCAGACTACAAAAAATGGGAAAGGCAAGCACAACACTCCTTGCACCCACGACTTCTTTTACTCCCTGATAAATTAGTCTTGGAAGAACCTCCTGTTATTCGCTTGTTAATCACACGATGatgaaatggcctcaagttgcaccaggggacgtttaggttggatattagggaaAATTTGTTCACTAAAGCGTTGCGAGGCATTGGAAGAGgatgcccaggaaagtggttgggccaccatccctggaggtgttcaaaagGCGTGTAGATGtggcgcttagggacatggtgTAGTGGTAGACTTCtcagtgctaggttaacagATGGACGTGGTGGTCTTGGAGGTCTGtgccaacctaaatgattccatGGTCCTGTGAACTGGTTTCCAGGCTGACAAACATCAAAGCACACCACACAACCTGATTCAGGGGGGTTCCAAAGAACAGGCAGGAATCAAGGAAGTTTGTGGCCTGGTCATGGCATAGGCCTTTCTTTCTTGGGAGCCCGAGCCAAGCTGCTGTGGGCTAGGTCAAGGAGTCGAGTGCATCCATCGCAGTTAACCGTAGGTATTCTTGTTAGTGGTGGTTGGCAGTAATCTGTAATCAGGTAGAGAAGCTTAGGGAATAAAGCCTCGGTGTCCTCGTGTATCATGGACTCCTGTGAACCCCCAGCTGCAATTTCCTGGAACCCAAGGGTGACACAGGAAAGGTGTTGGgtggcagtgcctgcagggtgGTAGGGGACATCCCTTGGCACAGATGTCCCTCCAGACATCTTCCAGTGCTTGTTTTACCACCTCTACCGGGGTGCAACTCCCCAGTTTGGTGCCGCTCAGCCCCAGTTTGGACCTGTTTGCCCTTTGGAGGATGCAGGCCTGAGCAGCTCCAAGGGGCAGGAGAAGgacagcagctcagctctgtgctgatgTCCCAGGATCCCGGGACAGGAACAGCCGGACAGACTGCCACAATGCCCAGGACATCCCGAATCAACAGCCCCAGGAGGTCATACAGCAGCCAAGAAGAGGAAGCATTGAGTGAGCATCCTCTTGTGCATCCCTCTGGAGCCCATGGTGCTGCAGGAGGTTACCAGCGTGAAGGCAGGGGAGGCAAAGGAAGggatgggcagcagctggggcacaCCAGGAGATGTGCTGAAGAAATCCAGATTCTGAAGGAGCAGGGGCAACAGGACAGGGGACACACAGAGAGTGTCATCTGCCTGGATGTCCAGAACAGCCCCAACAGGATCCCTCAGCACAATGGCTTAGAAAGGTAAGGCTGGGATAAGAGAGAGGGTCCTAACATGGAAAAGCAGTTactgaaaagggagaaagaacaaATGGTGAATTGTCACTGTGGAGCTAAGCCTCCGGGGAACACCCCCTGAATGCTCAAGAGAAGATGGGAGCTGTGGTGGTGGCACTGACCGGTAGTAAGGGGCTGCAAACACCGTGCACGGCTGTGGCAGGATGGAAGGAGACCGGCTGCTGAAAGGGCAGACTGCTCTGCAAAGTGATGCACACCCAAAAAGCAGGCTCAGCCTCACGCCTCCAGGAATGAATATGACGCCAGCTCCCCAGGCGAGACCTTGGGGTTGTAACAAGCAGGTCCACAATGGCAAAGATGTTCGAGccagggagctgggaagaaaCGTGTCTGCGGGGCAGGGGAAAATGTGCACGTGGCAAGGGTTTGCTGGGCCAGGAGCACGCTTGCTGGAAGCATCCTGCTTTGTGAAGCCTGGAGCAGACGGAGCTTTCTCCCACCTGAGCGTGGGAGCAGAAAGGAGCCACCAGCACAAGGagctcctgcccctgcagcacccccaccGCCAGCAGGAGCACTGATTCCCACTCTGGGCATTCACATCTTCAACACGCGCTGCTATATTGGCTGTGCCCTCTGCTGGGGTCTGCTGCCCTCAGACTGGAGACTTTGTTTATTCAACATTTCTATGCAAATACCCACTGGGCCCCAGCACCGTTGCTTACTCCTTGGGATCAGACACGTGGGTTTCCTCCAGACTGCAGCCCACAGCTCCTTCAGAACAGCGAGCAATAAAACACACACCACACTTTGCTCCATTGCTGAGGGCACCCAGCTGCTTTTTAAAGCCATAATTTCACctgtcttgtgtttttttgttctttttttttgttcttttttttttccctaatgaaaAGTAGTTTAAGTGTATTAAAAGAGCCTCAATTAGGTGACAAAACTGCAGGATATGCCAGCGGGCAGGGTTCGGTCTTGAtgctcccccagctctctcctgtggctctgcagccccatACCCAAAATCTggccctggtgctgcagaggTCACCTAGCACTGCAGGAAACAAACATGCACACATCGCTGTGAGTTTTGTCTTAAAAAGCCATCATCCTTCCAGCTCCCAAGGAAAACaggaatagaaaaaagaaagagatgaacagaaggggagggaaaggaaaaccactacaagctgcagctcagctggctCAAATTGAAATTGGAGCTCTTAATCCACAAAGAAACATCTATACGCAAATCCCCCTGCTGCTATTTTTGCCTTCCTAAAACTAGTGTTAGCCCTAGAGTTGGCAGAGCCATTAGTCATTAAATAAGCAACCAGCTGCTGTGGCCACAGGGCTGTTTCAAGCAGCCTtctggcagggtgctgcagacCAGCAGGGACACGGTGGGGTGGCAGTGAATGGGGACAGGGATTGGGACACCCTCGGGCACCCAcgctccagcacagcctccgTTACcagtgccaggctgctgctcacaGGTCAAAGTGGTGAGCAGGTGAATTTGTTCCCCAGTAGTATTTctggagcagaagagaaaaacatcagtCTTATAAATAAACCCAGTAAATGCTCCGAGCTATGCAAAGACATCAAAGGTGCTCCCAACAAGAAACTCACAACgagagcccccagctccccatggAGTTTCCAGGGCTCAGGCAGCCCCatggatgctcagaaaaatccaGGGGTGCTCGGGCAGCCCCAGGGATGCGTGGGCAGTCCTGGTGAAGCTCAGGCAGTCGTAGGGATGCTCCAGAATGCTCCGGCAGCCCCCAGACGATGCTTGGACACAGGCTGCTTGGTGATTCTCAGGCAAATCCAGCGATGCTCCGGCAGCCTCGGGGATGCTCAAGAGCTCTGAGTGCTTGGGCAGCCAGAGAGAAGTGGGCACAGGCACGATGGGAGCGCCCTGCTGCAGTACCATGCATGCAGACAGCACAGCTGGTGTTGCCTCTGCACGTCCTCCCAGGCTGTGCTCTCCAGCAGTTTCTGCGTTCTCCACCCTCCCACGGTGACCAAATCCACTTtgcaggggagcagggcagtCCCAGGCCAGGCAGACCTTTGGGGACATGCGGCCACCCTGCAGCTGCACCACTGCCCTGGTCGCTCCCATTGCTGCGAAAAGGAGCTGCCAGAGCCCCAAAACTGCAACTGCTGAGTTTGGGGCTTCTCCTGGGGGGGAGACAGCCCCAAAGGGAGTCTGGTGCTGCCCCCTGGTGAGATTTAGGATTAGGGGAGGTGAGGTTTGGGATCTGGGGAGCCATGCCAGCAGGGACTACAGGAGTAAAAATACAAACGGGTGCAAAACCAGATGGCACAGCATGAAACAAGCTGTGGTCCATGCAGGGGAGTAGCAGGACCTGGCCCCAGCCAGTGCTCCACTGCCCTATAAACTCggggtccccagccccctgcaagccccagccccctgcaaGCCCCGGCCCCCTACaatccccagcccctgctcctcgCAGAACAGAATGGGCAAATTGGGAGCGAGCCCCCATCACCCAGTAACTCCCCTGTAACCCACCACGCTGGCACCCTcaggctgccctggctgtgccccaGACCCCCGGGGGATCCGAGCACATGAGGGGTGCCAGGACCCCATATGCAGCCAGGCTCCCAGCAAGGGGTGGGGACCCTTCTACCTCGTGCCCATGGCTAAGGCTGCCTCTCCTCGCTGTCTGGGAGGCAGAAGGTCCCTCAAGCACAGCCACTCCGGTGGTTTCACAGCTCCAGCCACGTTTATTGAGgccctcagccctgccctgctgctctgcacaccctgccagccccggggTCGGAGGCAGAGGGTGCCCCGGCACGTCCTTCGTGGGCTCCCCCATCGATGCACTGCTCCCGGGCACAGCCAAGGAAGGTGTCACACCTCCGTGTCCCCTCTCTGTATCCCTCACACCCTGGGCTTGCAACAGGATCTGGTGGCTGGGTTATTGCCACAGTGCTCCCCACACACCGCAGGTCGCAGTGGCACCTTGTGGGACCCGGTGTCACCCGGCAGCAGGTGGCTCACGGGGCGAGGGGCGAGGGCAGGCTCCTTCTCGCGCAGCCCTGCCTCTCCAGCCAGGTTTGGGTTTTTCTGGGGGACACGGTGGCCTCGAGACTCCTTCCAGCACCGCTTCCATGTCGTGTGCTTAATTCCAGCCGCCGCTTTGTCATCCCATGGCATCGCCTCCCTGCTCGCAAGCTCCTGTCCGCATCACTCTGAGGATAGAGGTGACCACAGTCCATCTGGAGGCACCCCCCGCGTCCTCACGGCCGGTGCCCCCCGTGGATGCGCTAAGGGGGATGCTCACCCCCGACGAtgctcagcagctcttccagctcctgctgcagccgcagccccagcagctcccgcaGCAGCTCCCGGCGCCGGCTGCGGGGGGCGACCCCCATGCGCCGCAGGATCCCCTCGGTCATTCGCAGCAGGGCCCGGCCGCTGACCCCGTGCTCGGCCGCCAGCTGCACCAGGTCCCCGTCCCCGCACCGTGCACCCAGCCAGGCGCACACCTCTGGCACCGACCACTGTGCTGGGGGCCCCTCTGAGACCTGCACCGGGAAGAGAGGGGTGAGCTGGGGTGTCCCCTCGCCCCCCCAGCCCGTCCCTCCAGCCCCGTGGGGGATACGGGGTCAGGCTGGCTGCTCCATGCCCAAATTCCACCCCTCCCCAAAATGGGACCCTTCTGCCATCCCCGTGCCCATGCTGGTGCCGGTGCTCACATCCCCGTGGGGTCTCCAGTTCACCCCCGGGGACACTCCAAcacccagcccccagcccccaggccCTGCCCTCGCTCACCTCGGCCAGCAAACATCCCTCCGACACAGCCTTGGCACCATCCTGCGCCTCGGTGTCCATGTGGGGGTCCGGCAGGGCGcgggggcagctggggctccCTACAGAGGGGGCTGCAAAAGCTGGGATGAGCACAGCCCCCTGCACCCCTATTCCACACCATCCCCTGGGGTGTGGTGGCTGCCCTCCCCCAGTGCAGACCCCTCCTGCCCACCCAATTCCCGTCCCCCCAGTTGGAACTGGGACAAGGCCCCTGCACCCATCCTGCCGCGTGGGCGCACGGAGCTGGGCACACCCGGGAAGCGagaccagccccagctccccaccaccTCCGCaagccccggggggctccggcgTGCCCTGGCACCCCCAAGCCAGCCCAgaccccttccccagcccaacgtcctcctccccaccaccctgcagctcacagctctgccctgggtCGAGCAGGAACCCACTGCACGGGAAGCAGGAGAGCAAAAGGAACCTTTGCCCGGGCGCTCCTTCTGCAGGCACCCCAACAGcacccagggctgccaggggcGCGGCTGCTGCTCTGCGAGCTCCAACCGtgctcccccttcctctttgcccTACCCCAGCCCTGGCTTCACCCTCCCCACACAGCTCCAGGGGTTGGCGAGACCCCGGCCGGAGCCAGACACGAGGTTTTCCAGGGGTTGGAGGAGGGCAGAGCGGGGCAGCATCCTTACCACAACCAGGTGCAGGAGCTCTGCAAAGGCTCCCCCCTCTCCCGTCCCCATTAGGTGCAGAAGGGGCCCATCGCAGCCCGTCCCACGGGGTAAAAGCCCCCACACAGATCGACGCAGGGCGCACCGCagcagcctcacctccagcGCGAGCGCCAGAACAGGGCGAGCCCCGAGGATGAGTCACATCCCgaagggctgcagccctgcccctaCCTGCAACAGTCCCCGCTGCCCGTGCCCCCCTTCCACGCAGCCCCAGGGGGGTCCTGGGGCCAGCTCAGTGCCCACGCAGGCAGCGCCAGGCTTGGTAGCAAAGCAAACACCCAGACATCGCTGTTGGGTGGCAAAATATCTATAAAGGCTGCTGAACCCAACACATCCCGCAAAGTAGGAGTGCACCAAGCTATTAAGCAACTTCCaggggtggggagaaaaaaaaaaaaaagaaaaaaaaaaaaagtcttgtgcATCCAGGTAGACGCAGAGCTGGCAGGACGTTGACGGAGCCCTGGGAACGTGCTCCTACGTGTGTGGGAACGCCGGGGAGTGCAGTGGTGCTGCTTCACACTGTCCTACCCCAATGGGCTGGGATGCACGGAAAGGAGGGTGAGGATCAGTGCCTGGTCTCCACAGcacccctccccatccccagacCCCAAAGGGACCTCTGCCCTGTGAAGCTCTTGGTGACGTGGACGCCCCCAGCTACCCAAATGTGGGCAGAGGGATGGATTTTCAGCCACTCCGGCTGCCCAGAACGGTCCGACCGCAGCAGAGCCTCCCTCTGCTGGGACACCAGGTCCACAAAGCACACGAGGTGTTTATAGAAAACCAAagtgctgcccctgctcctcagctt
Proteins encoded in this region:
- the LOC137855022 gene encoding sterile alpha motif domain-containing protein 12-like, which translates into the protein MDTEAQDGAKAVSEGCLLAEVSEGPPAQWSVPEVCAWLGARCGDGDLVQLAAEHGVSGRALLRMTEGILRRMGVAPRSRRRELLRELLGLRLQQELEELLSIVGE